From a region of the Streptomyces sp. NBC_01454 genome:
- a CDS encoding phosphatidylinositol-specific phospholipase C domain-containing protein, with amino-acid sequence MNGKRSVGTVAVAAAALLAVSGPAGAVPAGATYGTSTSVGVHNAYDKGKYPYFADALDSGAALLELDLWTNGLGRSFRVSHANPLGNDNNCEGAADASQLRTKARNQDFAGCLADMRAWHDAHPGHRPILLKVEMKDGFNAKGGRGPAEFDALVRQKLGDAVYGPGDLAGGHATLDEAVRAGGWPARADLAGKFLFELIPGTVEEKNPFDKLWTDVEYAGHLKDLAAQGKLARSTAFPAVHGAAPGDPRERYADPALRPWFVVFDGDAATYLNGSIDTAWYDTRHYLLIMTDAHNVPPAIDATHPTEAQALSRVGQLASAHASFATADWYPLPSVLKTVVPRGA; translated from the coding sequence ATGAACGGCAAGCGGAGTGTGGGAACGGTCGCCGTCGCGGCGGCGGCACTGCTCGCGGTGAGCGGACCGGCGGGCGCCGTACCCGCCGGCGCGACCTACGGCACCAGCACGTCCGTGGGCGTGCACAACGCCTACGACAAGGGGAAGTACCCCTACTTCGCGGACGCCCTGGACTCCGGCGCCGCGCTGCTCGAACTCGACCTCTGGACCAACGGACTGGGCAGGTCCTTCCGGGTCTCGCACGCCAACCCGCTCGGCAACGACAACAACTGCGAGGGCGCGGCCGACGCGTCACAGCTGCGCACCAAGGCCCGCAACCAGGACTTCGCCGGCTGCCTCGCCGACATGAGGGCCTGGCACGACGCCCACCCCGGCCACCGTCCCATTCTGCTCAAGGTCGAGATGAAGGACGGCTTCAACGCCAAGGGCGGCCGCGGCCCGGCCGAGTTCGACGCACTGGTGCGCCAGAAGCTGGGCGACGCGGTCTACGGCCCCGGCGACCTCGCCGGCGGGCACGCCACCCTGGACGAGGCGGTGCGGGCCGGCGGCTGGCCGGCCCGTGCCGACCTGGCCGGCAAGTTCCTCTTCGAGCTGATACCGGGCACCGTCGAGGAGAAGAACCCGTTCGACAAGCTGTGGACGGACGTGGAGTACGCCGGCCACCTCAAGGACCTCGCGGCGCAGGGGAAGCTGGCGCGGTCCACGGCGTTCCCCGCGGTGCACGGCGCGGCCCCCGGCGACCCCCGCGAGCGCTACGCGGACCCGGCGCTGCGCCCCTGGTTCGTGGTCTTCGACGGTGACGCCGCGACCTATCTGAACGGCAGTATCGACACCGCCTGGTACGACACCCGCCACTACCTGCTCATCATGACCGACGCACACAATGTGCCGCCGGCCATCGACGCCACCCACCCGACCGAGGCGCAGGCGCTGTCCCGGGTCGGTCAGCTGGCCTCGGCACATGCGAGCTTCGCCACCGCCGACTGGTATCCGCTGCCGTCCGTCCTCAAGACCGTGGTGCCGCGCGGGGCCTGA
- the egtD gene encoding L-histidine N(alpha)-methyltransferase, protein MSPLSITRTLPADATAAALRADVTQGLTRTPKQLPPKWFYDARGSELFEDITKLPDYYPTRAEREILLTRADHIAAATQARTLVELGSGSSDKTRHLIGALGSLHTYVPIDVSESALAAAGEALLSDHPGLTVHALVADFQRGIELPDTPGPRLLAFLGGTLGNLLPDERAAFLRSVHAMLSPGDALLLGTDLVKDEATLVAAYDDPQRVTAAFNKNVLEVINRELGGDFDPADFDHVAVWDARQEWIEMRLRARQDLTVKIPGVDLAVTFAAGEEMRTEVSAKFRQEGVRAELAAAGLELNSWWTDSADRFALSLAFRV, encoded by the coding sequence GTGAGCCCGCTCAGCATCACCCGCACCCTCCCCGCCGACGCCACCGCGGCCGCGCTGCGCGCCGATGTCACGCAGGGGCTGACCCGCACTCCCAAGCAGCTGCCGCCCAAGTGGTTCTACGACGCCCGCGGCAGCGAGCTGTTCGAGGACATCACCAAGCTGCCCGACTACTACCCGACCCGCGCCGAGCGGGAGATCCTGCTCACCCGCGCCGATCACATCGCCGCTGCCACGCAGGCCCGCACGCTGGTCGAGCTGGGCTCCGGTTCGTCCGACAAGACCCGTCACCTCATCGGCGCGCTCGGCTCGCTGCACACCTATGTGCCCATCGACGTCAGCGAATCGGCGCTGGCCGCGGCGGGCGAGGCGCTGCTGAGCGACCATCCCGGTCTCACCGTGCACGCGCTGGTCGCCGACTTCCAGCGGGGCATCGAACTGCCCGACACCCCCGGCCCGCGGCTGCTCGCCTTCCTCGGCGGCACCCTCGGGAATCTGCTGCCGGACGAGCGCGCGGCCTTCCTGCGCTCGGTGCACGCCATGCTGTCCCCGGGCGACGCCCTGCTGCTCGGCACGGACCTGGTCAAGGACGAGGCCACCCTGGTGGCCGCCTACGACGATCCGCAGCGGGTGACGGCCGCGTTCAACAAGAACGTCCTGGAGGTCATCAACCGCGAGCTGGGCGGCGACTTCGATCCGGCGGACTTCGACCACGTCGCCGTGTGGGACGCCCGGCAGGAGTGGATCGAGATGCGGCTGCGGGCCCGCCAGGACCTCACGGTGAAGATCCCCGGCGTAGATCTCGCGGTGACCTTCGCCGCGGGCGAGGAGATGCGGACCGAGGTCTCGGCCAAGTTCCGCCAGGAGGGCGTGCGCGCGGAACTCGCCGCGGCCGGACTGGAGTTGAACAGCTGGTGGACGGACAGCGCGGACCGTTTCGCGTTGTCCCTGGCCTTCCGCGTCTGA
- the egtC gene encoding ergothioneine biosynthesis protein EgtC: protein MCRHLAYLGPEIPFGRLVLSPPHSLYRQSWAPRHQRHGTVNADGFGIGWYAPGDPVPARYRRAGPIWGDEQLPDLARVVRTGALLAAVRDATVAGADAEAAAAPYAAGRHLFSHNGAVTGWPDSLAPLAAELPAGELLRLPARCDAAFLWALVRHRLERDDELGEALAATVTAVAAAAPGSRLNLLLTDGTTIAATAWGDTLCHLAVPGGGTAVASEPYNDSPHWTEVPDRTLLRATRTEVHLTPLKEPAT, encoded by the coding sequence ATGTGCCGTCATCTCGCCTATCTGGGGCCGGAGATACCCTTCGGGCGCCTGGTGCTGTCCCCGCCGCACAGCCTCTACCGGCAGTCGTGGGCACCGCGCCACCAGCGGCACGGCACGGTCAACGCGGACGGCTTCGGCATCGGCTGGTACGCGCCGGGCGACCCGGTGCCCGCCCGCTACCGGCGGGCCGGACCGATCTGGGGCGACGAGCAGCTGCCCGACCTGGCGCGGGTGGTACGCACCGGCGCGCTGCTCGCCGCCGTGCGGGACGCCACGGTGGCCGGTGCGGACGCCGAGGCCGCGGCCGCGCCGTACGCCGCCGGACGCCATCTGTTCAGCCACAACGGCGCGGTGACCGGCTGGCCGGACTCACTCGCCCCGCTGGCCGCGGAGCTGCCCGCCGGGGAGCTGCTGCGGCTGCCGGCCCGCTGCGACGCGGCGTTCCTGTGGGCGCTGGTCCGGCACCGGCTGGAGCGCGACGACGAGCTCGGCGAGGCACTGGCCGCCACCGTCACGGCCGTCGCCGCCGCCGCACCCGGCTCCCGGCTCAATCTGCTGCTCACCGACGGCACCACCATCGCCGCCACCGCCTGGGGCGACACGCTCTGCCACCTGGCCGTCCCCGGAGGCGGCACAGCCGTCGCCTCCGAACCGTACAACGATTCCCCCCACTGGACCGAGGTCCCGGACCGCACCCTGCTGCGGGCCACCCGGACCGAGGTCCACCTCACCCCGCTCAAGGAGCCCGCCACGTGA
- the egtA gene encoding ergothioneine biosynthesis glutamate--cysteine ligase EgtA, with protein MPVRPAVTEAELEAHLRGICFKTGPPRRLGVEIEWLVHDARNPRCPVEPARLRSAATTLRALPLNSLLTFEPGGQLELSSPAATSLTGCIEAITADLALVRPAMRAMGLGMAGHGHNPWHRPQRVLTEPRYNAMEAYFDHWGSAGRSMMCATASVQVCVDAGYEEPGPFGHGRRWLLAHLLGAVLAAAFANSPTSEGCPTGYRTTRQVVWSQLDPARTLAPPQGPDPRGAWVRYVMDAPVMCIRAKDGPWDAPEGLTFREWVRTGVPRPPTQEDLDYHVTTLFPPVRPRGHLELRMIDAQSGEAGWIVPLAVTAALFDDPEATERAYRVVKPLAETAGARPAPRNPLWRRAARGALTDPELHAAAVACFAAAQEALPRLGASPEVCTAVVEFTERYVARGRCPADDHLDALYAAEGDLIVEKDSQ; from the coding sequence ATGCCCGTAAGGCCTGCTGTCACGGAAGCGGAGCTTGAAGCTCACCTGCGCGGAATATGCTTCAAGACCGGGCCACCGCGCCGTCTCGGGGTCGAGATCGAGTGGCTGGTCCACGACGCGCGCAACCCCCGGTGTCCGGTCGAACCGGCCCGGCTGCGCAGCGCCGCCACGACCCTGCGCGCCCTTCCCCTGAACTCCCTGCTGACCTTCGAACCGGGCGGCCAGCTGGAACTCAGCTCGCCCGCCGCCACCTCCCTCACCGGCTGCATCGAGGCCATCACCGCCGATCTCGCCCTGGTCCGCCCCGCCATGCGGGCGATGGGTCTGGGCATGGCCGGCCACGGCCACAACCCCTGGCACCGCCCGCAGCGGGTCCTCACCGAGCCGCGCTACAACGCCATGGAGGCGTACTTCGACCACTGGGGCTCCGCCGGGAGGTCCATGATGTGCGCCACCGCCTCCGTGCAGGTGTGTGTGGACGCCGGGTACGAGGAGCCCGGCCCGTTCGGCCACGGCCGGCGCTGGCTGCTGGCCCATCTGCTGGGTGCGGTGCTGGCCGCGGCGTTCGCCAATTCGCCGACCAGCGAGGGCTGCCCCACCGGCTACCGCACCACCCGCCAGGTCGTCTGGTCGCAGCTCGACCCGGCCCGTACCCTCGCCCCGCCGCAGGGGCCGGACCCGCGCGGCGCCTGGGTGCGCTACGTCATGGACGCACCGGTGATGTGCATCCGCGCCAAGGACGGCCCGTGGGACGCGCCGGAGGGTCTCACCTTCCGTGAGTGGGTCCGGACCGGCGTCCCCCGGCCGCCCACCCAGGAGGATCTGGACTACCACGTCACCACGCTCTTCCCGCCCGTGCGTCCGCGCGGCCATCTGGAACTGCGCATGATCGACGCGCAGTCGGGCGAGGCCGGGTGGATCGTGCCGCTGGCCGTCACCGCCGCGCTGTTCGACGACCCGGAGGCCACGGAGCGTGCCTACCGCGTCGTCAAGCCCCTCGCGGAGACCGCCGGTGCGCGGCCGGCGCCGCGCAATCCGCTGTGGCGGCGGGCCGCCCGCGGGGCACTGACCGACCCCGAGCTGCACGCCGCGGCGGTTGCCTGCTTCGCCGCCGCGCAGGAGGCCCTGCCGCGGCTCGGCGCCTCGCCCGAGGTGTGCACGGCGGTCGTGGAGTTCACCGAGCGCTACGTGGCCCGCGGCCGCTGCCCCGCGGACGATCATCTCGACGCCCTGTACGCCGCGGAGGGCGACCTCATCGTTGAGAAGGACAGCCAGTGA
- a CDS encoding phosphatidylinositol-specific phospholipase C, producing the protein MGLGLDRRGFLRGAAGLSAAGALTGIGSGQFTARAAQRRPSAVSVQDWMSALGDSTPVQRLTIPGTHDSGARIGGPWVACQNTSVDAQLASGIRFLDVRCRAVDGVFAIHHGAFYQQLMFGDVLNACRAFLQAHPSETVLMRVKQEYSEVSADDFRRIFVSYLDDKGYRPLFRLDDGLPTLGQARGRVVLLADSDGLGGVRYADPQLFDVQDDYMAEPFGKYPKIEAQFRKAVTQPGKLFVNYVSTSAWLPPRSNADRLNPQVKGLLTGSEGSRWTGLGIVPMDFPNEVGLAEALIAHHLAGQAVRLTRPA; encoded by the coding sequence ATGGGGCTGGGACTGGATCGGCGGGGGTTCCTCAGAGGCGCGGCCGGGCTGTCGGCCGCCGGGGCGCTGACGGGCATCGGCAGCGGGCAGTTCACGGCGCGCGCGGCACAGCGCCGCCCCTCCGCGGTGTCCGTACAGGACTGGATGTCGGCGCTCGGCGACTCCACCCCCGTCCAGCGGCTGACGATCCCGGGCACCCATGACTCCGGTGCCCGGATCGGCGGCCCCTGGGTCGCCTGCCAGAACACCTCCGTGGACGCGCAACTCGCCTCCGGCATCCGCTTTCTGGATGTCCGCTGCCGGGCCGTCGACGGCGTCTTCGCCATCCACCACGGCGCGTTCTACCAGCAGCTGATGTTCGGCGATGTGCTCAACGCCTGCCGGGCGTTCCTCCAGGCACACCCCTCCGAGACGGTGCTGATGCGGGTCAAGCAGGAGTACTCGGAGGTCTCCGCCGACGACTTCCGCCGGATCTTCGTCAGCTACCTCGACGACAAGGGCTACCGTCCGCTGTTCCGCCTGGACGACGGGCTGCCGACGCTGGGACAGGCCCGCGGCAGGGTCGTGCTGCTGGCGGACTCCGACGGCCTGGGCGGCGTCCGCTACGCCGATCCGCAGCTGTTCGACGTGCAGGACGACTACATGGCGGAGCCGTTCGGGAAGTACCCGAAGATCGAGGCCCAGTTCCGCAAGGCCGTCACCCAGCCGGGCAAGCTCTTCGTCAACTACGTCAGCACCTCCGCCTGGCTCCCGCCCCGCTCCAACGCGGACCGCCTCAACCCGCAGGTCAAGGGGTTGCTGACGGGCTCGGAGGGCAGTCGCTGGACCGGCCTGGGCATCGTCCCGATGGACTTCCCGAACGAGGTCGGGCTGGCCGAGGCGCTGATCGCACACCACCTCGCGGGGCAGGCGGTCCGGCTCACCCGACCGGCCTAA
- the egtB gene encoding ergothioneine biosynthesis protein EgtB: MTIDPELLRERAASALLAARDRTRLLTTCVEHPDLVAQHSPLMSPLVWDLAHIGNQEEQWLLRTVGGRDALRPDIDSVYDAFEHPRATRPSLPLLAPDEAHGYVAEVRGRVLDILERTPLHGGPLLDSGFAFGMIAQHEQQHDETMLITHQLRNGPAVLTAPEPPPVTDEIIPAEVLIPGGPFTMGTSTEPWALDNERPAHPRLVPAFLIDTTPVSNGAYQRFLEAGGYADPRWWTPEGWAQVQEHGLHAPMFWKRDGGQWLRRRFGVTEPVPPDEPVLHVSWYEADAYARWAGRRLPSEAEWEKAARYDPATGRARRYPWGNEDATPAHANLGQRHLRPAPIGSYPDGQSPLGVRQLIGDVWEWTSSDFLPYPGFAAFPYREYSEVFFGDEYKVLRGGSFAVDPVACRGTFRNWDLPVRRQIFSGFRTARDADPEAGA; encoded by the coding sequence GTGACCATCGACCCCGAGCTCCTTCGTGAGCGGGCTGCCTCGGCGCTGCTGGCCGCCCGCGACCGCACCCGCCTGCTGACCACCTGCGTCGAGCATCCCGATCTCGTCGCCCAGCACTCCCCGTTGATGTCCCCCCTGGTGTGGGACCTGGCACACATAGGCAACCAGGAGGAGCAGTGGCTGCTGCGCACCGTCGGCGGCCGTGACGCGCTGCGCCCCGACATCGACTCCGTCTACGACGCCTTCGAGCACCCCCGCGCCACCCGCCCCTCGCTGCCGCTGCTGGCGCCGGACGAGGCGCACGGCTATGTCGCCGAGGTCCGCGGCCGGGTGCTGGACATCCTGGAGCGGACCCCGCTGCACGGCGGTCCGCTGCTGGACTCCGGCTTCGCCTTCGGCATGATCGCCCAGCACGAGCAGCAGCACGACGAGACCATGCTCATCACCCACCAGCTGCGCAACGGCCCGGCCGTGCTCACCGCGCCCGAGCCGCCGCCCGTCACGGACGAGATCATTCCGGCCGAAGTCCTCATACCCGGCGGCCCGTTCACCATGGGCACCTCCACCGAGCCCTGGGCGCTGGACAACGAACGGCCCGCCCACCCCCGGCTGGTCCCCGCCTTCCTGATCGACACCACACCCGTCAGCAACGGCGCCTACCAGCGGTTCCTCGAGGCCGGCGGTTACGCGGACCCGCGCTGGTGGACCCCCGAGGGCTGGGCGCAGGTACAGGAACACGGGCTGCACGCCCCGATGTTCTGGAAGCGGGACGGCGGCCAGTGGCTGCGCCGGAGGTTCGGGGTGACCGAGCCGGTGCCGCCGGACGAGCCGGTCCTGCATGTGAGCTGGTACGAGGCGGACGCCTATGCCCGCTGGGCGGGGCGGCGGCTGCCGTCCGAGGCCGAGTGGGAGAAGGCCGCCCGCTACGACCCGGCGACCGGGCGGGCGAGGCGCTACCCCTGGGGCAACGAGGACGCCACCCCGGCCCACGCCAACCTCGGCCAGCGGCATCTGCGGCCCGCCCCGATCGGCAGCTACCCGGACGGACAGTCCCCGCTGGGCGTACGGCAGCTGATCGGCGATGTGTGGGAGTGGACGTCGAGCGACTTCCTGCCGTACCCGGGCTTCGCCGCCTTCCCCTACCGGGAGTACTCGGAGGTGTTCTTCGGCGACGAGTACAAGGTGCTGCGCGGCGGGTCGTTCGCGGTCGACCCGGTCGCCTGCCGGGGCACCTTCCGCAACTGGGACCTGCCCGTGCGGCGGCAGATCTTCTCCGGGTTCCGTACCGCCCGGGACGCCGACCCGGAGGCGGGCGCATGA
- a CDS encoding trypsin-like serine peptidase, giving the protein MTTSERGTAPADDPGRTDEGAGAPAAPGCPAPGGPPCTGRGRPGVPLRTSLALGVVAIVVGSAALALRSSSHDPYLAPGDPASGAYLAPPAEGERAAAAVLSGPYVERPGPLVPARRGTAMAAPTSVSRPLMAAPADPAPAVGALFSPDDDGTPVHHCTASVVHSPAGDLVVTAAHCVHDDGFRTRLVFAPGLHDGVASFGLWVPSRIDVDPRWISNRDPDHDVAFLRVRRAGRAGGRIEDVTGAERIRFDAPPGRPAQLTGYPEDQDRAVSCRHTADVQSPTQLRFACPGFPNGTSGGPMLTDLDPGTGTGSLIGVIGGLDEGGDDLVSYSSRFGADVAALYRRATAGPATKAARPAPGTEAIGVRPRAAPRS; this is encoded by the coding sequence GTGACGACGAGCGAACGCGGTACCGCGCCGGCGGACGACCCCGGGCGGACGGACGAGGGCGCCGGAGCACCGGCGGCCCCCGGCTGCCCGGCTCCCGGCGGGCCGCCGTGCACGGGGCGCGGCCGGCCGGGCGTCCCGCTGCGGACGTCGCTGGCGCTCGGGGTGGTGGCCATCGTGGTGGGCAGCGCGGCACTGGCGCTGCGCTCCTCGTCGCACGACCCGTACCTGGCCCCCGGGGACCCCGCCTCCGGGGCGTATCTCGCGCCGCCGGCCGAGGGCGAGCGGGCCGCCGCCGCCGTGCTCTCCGGACCGTATGTGGAGCGGCCGGGGCCGCTGGTCCCGGCCCGGCGCGGCACCGCCATGGCCGCCCCGACGTCGGTGTCGCGGCCGCTCATGGCGGCCCCGGCGGACCCCGCGCCGGCGGTCGGCGCGCTCTTCTCCCCCGACGACGACGGCACTCCGGTCCACCACTGCACGGCCAGCGTGGTGCACTCCCCCGCGGGCGACCTGGTCGTCACCGCGGCGCACTGTGTGCACGACGACGGCTTCCGTACCCGGCTGGTGTTCGCACCCGGTCTGCACGACGGGGTCGCGTCGTTCGGGCTGTGGGTGCCCAGCCGGATCGATGTCGACCCGCGCTGGATCAGCAACCGGGACCCCGACCACGACGTGGCGTTCCTGCGGGTGCGCCGGGCGGGGCGGGCCGGCGGCCGGATCGAGGACGTCACCGGCGCCGAACGGATCCGCTTCGACGCGCCGCCCGGACGCCCGGCGCAGCTGACCGGCTACCCCGAGGACCAGGACAGAGCGGTCAGCTGCCGGCACACGGCGGACGTCCAGAGCCCGACCCAACTCCGCTTCGCCTGCCCGGGGTTCCCGAACGGGACGAGCGGCGGGCCGATGCTCACCGACCTCGACCCGGGCACCGGCACCGGCTCGCTGATCGGCGTGATAGGCGGTCTCGACGAAGGCGGTGACGACCTCGTCTCGTACAGCAGCCGGTTCGGTGCGGACGTGGCCGCGCTCTACCGGCGGGCGACCGCGGGGCCGGCCACGAAGGCGGCCCGGCCGGCCCCCGGAACCGAGGCGATCGGGGTCAGGCCCCGCGCGGCACCACGGTCTTGA